Proteins encoded within one genomic window of Legionella sp. PC997:
- the dksA gene encoding RNA polymerase-binding protein DksA has translation MTEQLIDKTNERRHNVKNDAIGSMGITPYKEAPGEEYMNEKQLAHIEKILLAWRQSLMEEVDRTVTHMKDEAANFPDPSDRASQEEEFSIELRTRDRERKLIKKIEDALERLRNEDFGYCEACGIEIGLKRLEARPTATLCIDCKTLSEIKEKQNQGS, from the coding sequence ATGACCGAGCAATTAATTGATAAAACCAATGAGAGACGACACAACGTGAAAAACGACGCGATAGGTAGTATGGGAATCACCCCCTATAAGGAAGCCCCTGGTGAAGAATATATGAATGAAAAGCAGTTAGCACATATTGAAAAAATATTGCTAGCTTGGCGTCAATCGTTGATGGAAGAAGTCGACCGTACCGTGACGCACATGAAAGATGAAGCGGCTAATTTTCCAGATCCTTCAGATAGAGCCAGTCAAGAAGAAGAATTCAGTATTGAATTACGTACGCGTGATCGTGAGCGTAAATTGATTAAGAAGATTGAGGATGCTTTAGAGCGTTTGCGAAATGAAGATTTTGGTTATTGCGAAGCATGTGGTATCGAAATCGGCCTCAAACGTTTAGAAGCAAGACCTACAGCCACTTTATGTATTGATTGTAAGACCTTGTCAGAGATTAAAGAAAAACAAAATCAAGGTTCTTAA
- the prmC gene encoding peptide chain release factor N(5)-glutamine methyltransferase — protein MINIRSALGKTPDLETEILLCHTLKKTRTYLFAHPEELLTSEQWEFFQNLIVQRAQGVPIAYLIGEREFWSLNLKVNEHTLIPRHETERLVELALELIPNRPDTYVLDLGTGSGAIALALAKERPAWHIIATDISAEALNIAQENAQRHEIKNVTFHLSNWFSTIPRRQYHALLANPPYISEQDPHIHQGDLRFEPRNALVSSQEGLADLQCIIKQGYEYLLPDGLILLEHGYDQKLKVQTILNELQYKNVQCWQDIQGNDRVSGGWR, from the coding sequence ATGATTAATATTCGTTCTGCCCTGGGAAAAACCCCGGATCTGGAAACTGAGATTTTACTGTGTCACACTTTAAAAAAAACCAGGACTTACCTGTTTGCACATCCTGAAGAATTACTTACTTCAGAACAATGGGAATTCTTTCAAAATTTAATAGTCCAAAGAGCCCAAGGAGTTCCCATTGCCTATCTCATTGGTGAACGCGAATTCTGGTCCCTGAATTTAAAAGTTAATGAGCATACCTTAATTCCACGACATGAAACCGAACGATTAGTGGAATTAGCCTTGGAGCTTATTCCCAATCGCCCAGATACCTATGTCCTTGATCTAGGAACTGGCAGCGGAGCAATCGCCTTGGCTCTCGCTAAAGAGCGACCCGCTTGGCACATCATCGCGACGGACATCAGTGCAGAAGCTTTAAATATTGCACAAGAAAATGCACAACGCCATGAGATAAAGAATGTAACGTTTCATTTATCCAATTGGTTTAGTACTATCCCTCGACGCCAATATCATGCACTGCTTGCGAATCCGCCTTATATTTCAGAACAGGATCCCCATATACACCAAGGTGACTTACGTTTTGAACCAAGAAATGCTTTAGTGAGTAGTCAAGAAGGTTTAGCTGATCTACAATGTATTATTAAACAAGGTTATGAGTACCTGTTACCGGATGGTCTGATTTTGCTAGAACACGGGTATGATCAAAAGTTAAAAGTACAAACTATACTTAATGAATTACAATATAAGAACGTACAATGTTGGCAAGATATACAGGGAAATGACAGAGTAAGTGGGGGTTGGCGATAA
- the prfA gene encoding peptide chain release factor 1, with amino-acid sequence MKKSLELKLQQMLERYEEVGRLLSEASVIADQNQFKTLSKEYAQLEPVATCYATYVEAKNNLSSLNELLEGEDEELASMASEELVEAQQQIEELDEQLQWHLIPKDPDDERNIYLEVRAGTGGDEAAIFAGDLYRMYSRYAEGKGWQQELISASHGEHGGYKEIIVRISGNAVYSQLKFESGAHRVQRVPETESQGRVHTSACTVAIMPEVDEIDDIQINPDDLRIDTYRSSGAGGQHVNKTDSAIRITHIPTGVVVECQDERSQHKNRAKAMSLLKTRLLDAEQSKQKKEQAQTRKSLVGTGDRSERIRTYNYPQGRLTDHRINLTIYQLNDVMEGNLALVIEPLKREYHAELLAELGRND; translated from the coding sequence ATGAAGAAATCTCTTGAACTCAAACTGCAACAAATGCTTGAGCGGTATGAAGAAGTGGGTCGCTTGTTATCTGAAGCATCCGTTATTGCAGATCAGAATCAGTTTAAAACTCTTTCGAAAGAATATGCGCAGCTAGAACCCGTAGCAACATGTTATGCCACCTATGTTGAGGCCAAAAATAACTTGTCCTCATTGAACGAATTACTCGAGGGAGAGGATGAAGAGCTGGCTTCTATGGCTTCAGAAGAGTTAGTAGAAGCTCAACAACAAATAGAAGAGCTTGATGAACAATTACAGTGGCATTTAATACCTAAAGATCCAGATGATGAACGTAATATTTATCTCGAAGTCCGAGCAGGAACAGGCGGTGATGAAGCCGCAATTTTTGCAGGAGATCTTTATCGGATGTATAGTCGATATGCAGAAGGAAAAGGTTGGCAACAAGAGTTAATCAGTGCCAGCCATGGCGAGCACGGTGGATATAAAGAAATCATCGTCCGTATTAGTGGTAATGCTGTGTACTCGCAACTTAAATTTGAATCTGGGGCTCATCGTGTGCAACGTGTTCCTGAAACCGAATCTCAAGGTCGGGTACATACCTCCGCGTGCACGGTAGCTATTATGCCCGAGGTAGATGAGATTGACGACATTCAAATTAATCCCGATGATTTGCGAATTGATACCTATCGTTCTTCGGGCGCTGGAGGTCAGCACGTCAATAAAACGGATTCTGCCATACGGATTACACATATCCCAACCGGTGTGGTAGTAGAATGCCAGGATGAGCGCTCTCAACATAAAAACCGTGCTAAAGCAATGTCGTTACTTAAAACACGTTTGCTGGACGCAGAACAAAGCAAACAAAAGAAAGAACAAGCACAAACTCGCAAATCATTGGTGGGAACAGGCGATCGTTCGGAGCGAATTCGTACTTATAACTATCCTCAGGGACGTTTGACGGATCATCGGATTAACTTAACCATCTATCAACTCAATGACGTGATGGAAGGAAATTTAGCATTAGTAATCGAACCATTAAAACGCGAGTACCATGCCGAATTACTCGCAGAGCTGGGACGAAATGATTAA
- the hemA gene encoding glutamyl-tRNA reductase — MVFVACGLNHKTAPINVREKVALSPATQDSLLHSLLKLPGVNEAAILSTCNRTEIYCNTQDPQVIAHWLTKEHQLPLDSLSPFFYVHKGHQGIKHLLRVASGLDSMMIGEPQILGQMKQAYQHACNLGAIKTELRPIFEYVFSASKRIRTESGVGTNPVSIAYAAVQLIGQIFTDYKSLNVFLIGSGETASLVAKYLRQQGVERFMVASRTLENAEKLATSFNGKTIPITDIAEYLPQADVIVSATNCPIHFLNKSLVEEALNQRNHAPMFFLDLSVPRDVEENIKELGPIQLYNIDDLQFMINKGMEERRNAALHAEHLIDEELNKYIRKHRSLKAKKVICDYRSQMQDLAQKELQRALKKLSAGQCQQVVLNEFSERLVNKLTHNPTAGLRQIAKDGREDLFTLAQYLFNTTTHQSSYEEIS, encoded by the coding sequence ATGGTGTTTGTTGCTTGCGGGCTAAATCATAAAACTGCTCCAATAAACGTGCGTGAAAAAGTCGCCTTATCTCCGGCTACCCAGGATTCCTTGCTTCATAGCTTGTTAAAACTTCCAGGAGTAAATGAAGCGGCTATTTTATCGACCTGTAATCGCACAGAAATATATTGCAACACCCAAGACCCACAAGTAATTGCCCATTGGCTTACCAAGGAACATCAATTACCACTAGATTCGTTATCCCCATTTTTTTATGTGCATAAAGGCCATCAAGGAATCAAGCATTTATTACGTGTTGCCAGTGGTTTAGACTCTATGATGATTGGAGAGCCCCAGATTCTTGGGCAAATGAAACAAGCTTACCAGCATGCTTGCAACCTCGGTGCGATAAAAACAGAATTACGTCCAATTTTTGAATATGTTTTTAGTGCTTCAAAGCGAATACGAACGGAAAGTGGGGTTGGAACAAATCCCGTTTCAATTGCCTATGCTGCTGTACAATTAATAGGCCAGATTTTTACAGACTACAAATCGCTTAATGTTTTTTTAATTGGTTCAGGTGAAACTGCTTCTTTAGTTGCTAAATACTTGCGTCAACAAGGTGTTGAACGGTTTATGGTTGCAAGTAGAACCCTAGAAAATGCAGAAAAACTTGCAACCTCGTTTAATGGAAAAACCATACCTATCACTGATATTGCTGAATATTTACCTCAAGCAGATGTGATTGTTTCTGCCACAAACTGTCCAATTCATTTTCTTAATAAAAGTTTGGTCGAAGAGGCATTAAATCAAAGAAATCATGCACCCATGTTTTTTTTGGATTTATCCGTTCCCCGCGATGTAGAAGAAAACATTAAGGAATTGGGACCAATCCAACTTTATAACATTGATGATTTGCAATTCATGATCAATAAAGGGATGGAAGAAAGACGCAATGCCGCATTACATGCGGAACACTTAATCGATGAAGAATTGAATAAATACATCCGCAAACATCGCTCACTTAAAGCCAAAAAAGTCATTTGTGATTATCGCAGTCAAATGCAAGACTTGGCTCAAAAAGAGTTGCAACGTGCTTTGAAAAAACTTTCTGCAGGACAATGTCAGCAGGTCGTTTTAAATGAATTTAGCGAACGCTTGGTTAATAAACTTACCCACAACCCTACTGCAGGTTTAAGGCAAATCGCTAAAGATGGCCGGGAAGATTTATTTACTTTGGCACAATATCTTTTTAATACTACAACACATCAGTCATCCTATGAAGAAATCTCTTGA
- a CDS encoding RIP metalloprotease, giving the protein MFLAIIAIILTLILVVGIHEGGHALVARIFSVKIKKISIGFGKPLLVWQSRSGCEWVWAFFPLGGYVQLENTRISPVDPKDHSVCFDKKPIWQRILILLAGAVANLITAWFAFILVYSIGLTYTMPEIKEVLPNSTAAQKGMLPGDKFKSINGSATPTWSDVGMSLVTLWGKDNIPVTLIRADGQESNTTLDLSHQQFHGTKISLLTELGIKPNLSAPKNTLRASSLMDAIHKTNAFMGNMVYFFLMILKQLLTGVIPFSVLLGPLGIFAASVASLTQGMVVFLFFIASLSLAVAVVNLFPIPGLDGGSIVYALIEKVRGKAVSVPMELLLHRLAFIIFCVLLVHLIMNDLQRI; this is encoded by the coding sequence ATGTTTTTGGCAATTATCGCCATTATTCTCACATTGATTCTGGTTGTTGGAATACATGAGGGGGGGCATGCATTAGTAGCCCGTATATTTTCAGTAAAAATCAAAAAAATTTCTATCGGTTTTGGGAAGCCGTTATTAGTTTGGCAAAGTCGAAGTGGTTGTGAATGGGTATGGGCCTTTTTTCCATTAGGTGGTTATGTTCAATTAGAAAATACGCGGATTAGTCCTGTAGATCCTAAAGATCATTCCGTATGTTTTGATAAAAAACCAATTTGGCAGCGTATTCTTATTTTATTAGCGGGAGCGGTAGCTAATCTGATTACCGCCTGGTTTGCTTTTATCCTGGTGTATAGCATAGGCCTTACCTATACGATGCCAGAAATCAAAGAAGTACTTCCCAACAGTACTGCAGCACAAAAAGGAATGCTTCCTGGGGACAAATTCAAATCAATTAACGGTTCTGCTACTCCGACTTGGAGCGATGTGGGAATGAGTTTGGTAACTCTTTGGGGAAAGGATAATATTCCAGTTACGCTGATTCGGGCTGATGGTCAAGAGTCAAATACCACACTTGACTTAAGCCATCAGCAGTTTCATGGGACAAAAATATCTTTATTGACGGAATTAGGAATTAAACCGAATTTATCTGCACCAAAAAATACATTGCGGGCATCATCCCTTATGGATGCCATACATAAAACGAATGCATTTATGGGGAACATGGTTTATTTTTTTCTGATGATATTGAAACAATTACTGACCGGAGTGATCCCTTTTTCAGTCTTATTAGGACCCTTAGGTATTTTTGCAGCGTCAGTGGCTTCACTCACCCAAGGAATGGTGGTTTTTCTATTCTTCATAGCCAGTTTAAGTTTGGCGGTTGCAGTAGTTAACCTATTCCCTATCCCTGGTTTGGATGGAGGCTCTATAGTGTATGCGCTCATTGAAAAAGTTCGTGGAAAAGCGGTCTCTGTACCTATGGAACTTTTATTGCATCGATTGGCATTTATAATATTTTGTGTCTTGTTGGTCCATTTAATAATGAATGATCTGCAGCGAATCTAA
- a CDS encoding ComF family protein, with protein sequence MRQKIWSLTQSLRLYSICALCNQFHNCKMAVCNACIELLTRLGPACHYCAYPLPDTHLLVCGRCIKKTPYFDRTIIHYIFEEPLRSLLHQFKYHNGLYLGSFLSHLIVNSLGHETKPQCLIPVPMHPQRIKARGFNHAAVLVRLLAKKLQLPYDLTSCQKIINTEPQASLDGEHRQRNLRHAFKTKKLPWHHVAIIDDLLTTGSTANELALTLKKSGVKLVDVWCCARTVGKL encoded by the coding sequence GTGCGCCAGAAAATATGGAGTTTAACACAAAGTTTACGCTTGTACTCAATATGTGCTCTATGCAACCAATTTCATAATTGCAAAATGGCGGTATGCAACGCGTGTATTGAGCTCCTGACTCGTTTAGGCCCTGCGTGTCATTACTGCGCTTATCCTTTACCTGATACGCATCTGTTAGTCTGCGGTCGCTGTATTAAAAAAACTCCTTATTTCGATCGAACAATTATTCATTACATTTTTGAAGAGCCACTGCGTAGTCTTTTGCATCAATTTAAATACCATAATGGTCTTTATCTGGGTTCTTTTTTAAGTCACTTGATTGTGAATTCTCTCGGTCATGAAACGAAGCCCCAATGTTTAATCCCAGTCCCCATGCATCCGCAACGGATCAAGGCACGTGGATTTAATCATGCTGCCGTTTTAGTTCGTTTACTCGCCAAAAAACTCCAGTTACCCTATGATTTAACCAGTTGCCAAAAAATCATTAATACAGAACCTCAGGCAAGTCTTGATGGAGAACACCGACAAAGAAATCTACGCCATGCGTTTAAAACAAAAAAACTTCCATGGCATCATGTAGCAATTATTGATGATCTCTTAACGACCGGAAGCACTGCAAATGAGCTGGCATTGACTTTAAAAAAGTCGGGAGTAAAACTGGTAGATGTATGGTGCTGTGCACGTACGGTGGGTAAATTATAA
- the bioC gene encoding malonyl-ACP O-methyltransferase BioC has protein sequence MAVIYEISKAFNQHAAEYERTAKVQQEIGVRLLDRLQYLNMKPQRILDLGCGPGFFSYELSKMYPKSQVIGLDLAQLMLIQAQKKQGWRRKWPLVAADMLHMPFVTGTFDLIFANQVIHWGGPLQRVFRELNRVMNANGCLMFTTLGPDTFKELKHAWSGVNKYAHVNEFADMHDVGDFLMSEHFLEPVVDMEVLAVHYETLPQLLHALKAQGVININPQRNQGLTGKTAWQQFEQNYSTQQTANGKYPLTYEVVYGHAWKGEQRKTELGVETMIPISQIIRRKS, from the coding sequence ATGGCTGTTATCTACGAAATTAGCAAGGCATTTAATCAACATGCCGCTGAATATGAACGTACTGCTAAGGTACAACAAGAAATTGGAGTACGGTTACTCGATCGATTACAGTATTTGAATATGAAGCCGCAGCGTATTCTTGACCTAGGATGTGGGCCGGGCTTTTTTTCTTATGAATTGAGTAAAATGTATCCAAAGTCCCAAGTTATTGGTTTGGATTTGGCTCAGCTTATGTTAATCCAGGCACAAAAAAAACAAGGTTGGCGACGCAAATGGCCTTTAGTAGCAGCAGATATGTTGCATATGCCATTTGTTACAGGCACATTTGATTTAATCTTTGCCAACCAAGTTATTCACTGGGGCGGTCCTTTGCAGCGAGTTTTTCGAGAATTGAATCGAGTCATGAATGCCAATGGATGTTTGATGTTTACTACCTTGGGACCAGATACCTTTAAAGAATTGAAACATGCCTGGTCCGGAGTAAATAAGTATGCTCATGTGAATGAGTTTGCCGACATGCATGATGTAGGGGATTTCTTAATGTCAGAGCATTTTTTGGAACCAGTGGTCGATATGGAAGTATTGGCAGTGCATTATGAAACATTGCCCCAGTTATTACATGCTTTAAAAGCTCAAGGAGTAATCAATATTAATCCGCAACGAAACCAAGGTTTAACCGGGAAAACAGCTTGGCAACAATTCGAACAAAATTATTCTACCCAGCAAACTGCTAATGGAAAGTATCCATTGACCTATGAAGTCGTGTACGGACATGCCTGGAAGGGAGAACAAAGAAAGACAGAACTCGGGGTTGAAACCATGATCCCTATTTCACAGATAATAAGACGCAAGAGCTAA
- a CDS encoding deoxyribodipyrimidine photo-lyase — MSIAIVWFRQDLRCHDNPALYTACKNNRTIIPLYILEDLDELIGGSQGWWLHHSLASLQNELKKQGLKLCFKKGNALQILKKLIEHHAITEIYWNRCYEPARIARDKHIKNELTTLGIKVTSFNGSLLNEPWTIKNKSGEYFKVFTPFWKQCLQQIELPNYLVIHNWPNSLNTSSENLAEWNLLPKKPDWAKEFHEFWEPGELGAQKKLDFFIQNHLQNYKKSRDEPSQEGTSRLSPHLHFGEISPWQIWRAIEQIQFQKKYNLSSVECFQTELGWREFSYHLLYHVPNLPHENFRQEFNAFSWQKNKKQLKLWQQGLTGFPIVDAGMRELWRTGYMHNRVRMIVASFLVKDLLIDWREGAKWFWYTLLDADLANNSTSWQWIAGTGTDSAPYFRIFNPILQGEKFDPLGKYVKTWIPELTQVPNKWIHKPWEAPQNELPITLGQDYPLPIIDHNLARKRALQEYQAIKKK, encoded by the coding sequence ATGTCAATTGCAATTGTATGGTTTCGTCAAGACTTGCGCTGTCATGATAATCCAGCATTGTATACAGCGTGTAAAAATAATCGCACGATCATACCTCTTTACATTTTAGAAGACCTCGACGAATTAATTGGTGGATCTCAAGGTTGGTGGCTACATCATAGCCTCGCTAGTTTGCAAAATGAATTAAAAAAACAGGGTCTGAAGCTATGCTTTAAAAAAGGAAATGCATTACAGATTTTAAAAAAACTCATCGAACACCATGCAATTACTGAGATTTATTGGAATCGATGTTATGAGCCAGCACGTATTGCACGGGATAAACACATTAAGAATGAGTTGACTACCTTAGGTATAAAAGTCACCTCGTTCAACGGGAGTTTGCTTAATGAGCCGTGGACTATCAAAAATAAAAGCGGCGAGTACTTTAAAGTGTTTACCCCATTTTGGAAACAATGTTTACAGCAAATTGAACTACCCAATTATCTTGTAATTCATAATTGGCCTAATAGCCTTAACACAAGTTCAGAAAATCTAGCCGAATGGAACCTCTTACCTAAAAAACCTGATTGGGCAAAAGAATTTCATGAGTTTTGGGAACCCGGTGAGCTTGGAGCCCAGAAAAAGCTGGATTTTTTTATTCAAAATCACTTACAAAATTATAAAAAATCTCGTGACGAACCGAGTCAAGAAGGTACCTCCCGTCTATCACCCCATTTACATTTTGGTGAAATCAGCCCTTGGCAAATATGGAGAGCAATCGAACAAATCCAGTTTCAAAAAAAATATAATTTAAGTTCGGTGGAATGCTTTCAAACAGAACTAGGTTGGAGAGAGTTTTCCTATCATTTACTTTACCATGTTCCGAATTTACCTCATGAAAATTTTCGTCAAGAGTTCAATGCTTTTTCATGGCAAAAAAATAAGAAACAACTCAAACTCTGGCAGCAAGGCTTAACCGGATTTCCAATTGTCGATGCGGGGATGCGGGAATTATGGAGGACCGGCTACATGCATAACCGAGTACGAATGATTGTTGCCTCTTTCCTGGTTAAAGATTTATTAATCGATTGGCGAGAAGGAGCTAAATGGTTTTGGTACACACTTCTTGATGCTGATTTAGCAAACAATTCCACCAGTTGGCAATGGATAGCGGGAACAGGGACTGATTCCGCACCTTACTTTCGTATTTTCAACCCCATACTCCAAGGAGAAAAATTCGATCCCCTCGGTAAATACGTTAAAACATGGATACCGGAATTAACGCAGGTTCCCAATAAATGGATTCACAAACCTTGGGAAGCCCCTCAAAATGAGTTACCCATCACTCTAGGCCAAGATTATCCTCTACCAATAATAGATCATAATCTAGCAAGGAAAAGAGCATTACAAGAATATCAAGCAATTAAGAAAAAATAG
- a CDS encoding polyprenyl synthetase family protein, whose translation MISNYIKRHEEFLKQIINNSSVPATTIRSAINYSLFTGGKRIRPILVYLTGELLDLDLKILDVIAAAIELTHCYSLIHDDLPAMDNDDLRRGKPSCHKAFDEATAILAGDGMQPLAVEVLLTHLSPLIEPQQVIAVTLELVKASGISGMVSGQSLDLSELAKSSTSEKQLREIHYLKTGRLILACIEMVLNAHTVSKVHQVALRTYASHLGLVFQMQDDYLDYYAPADLGKGRSSDLANQKTTFATLYSKSKLEEEINAHYQIAFDALKIFDQKALALIDLTQQLHERSKLDS comes from the coding sequence GTGATAAGTAATTACATAAAACGGCATGAAGAATTTCTCAAACAAATAATCAATAACTCTTCTGTACCTGCCACAACGATACGTTCTGCAATTAATTATTCCCTGTTCACCGGTGGAAAGAGAATTAGACCTATTTTAGTCTATTTAACTGGAGAGTTGCTGGATCTGGATCTAAAAATTCTCGATGTTATTGCTGCCGCAATTGAATTAACGCATTGTTATTCTTTAATTCATGATGATCTTCCTGCTATGGACAATGATGATTTGCGTCGTGGTAAACCGAGCTGTCATAAAGCCTTTGATGAGGCAACAGCCATTTTAGCCGGTGATGGCATGCAACCCTTGGCAGTTGAAGTTCTCTTGACCCATCTTTCTCCGCTAATTGAACCCCAACAAGTTATTGCGGTGACTCTTGAACTGGTTAAAGCTAGCGGCATTAGCGGTATGGTGAGTGGACAAAGCCTAGATTTGTCTGAATTAGCGAAATCTTCTACTAGCGAAAAACAACTGAGAGAAATCCACTATCTTAAAACGGGTCGACTTATTTTAGCGTGCATTGAAATGGTCCTAAATGCCCATACAGTATCCAAAGTACATCAAGTTGCTTTAAGGACTTATGCCAGTCATTTAGGTCTGGTGTTTCAAATGCAAGATGACTACTTAGATTATTATGCTCCTGCAGACTTGGGTAAAGGCCGCTCTTCTGACTTGGCAAACCAAAAAACCACATTTGCCACCTTATATTCAAAAAGTAAATTGGAAGAAGAAATTAACGCGCATTATCAAATTGCATTCGATGCGCTCAAAATATTTGATCAGAAAGCACTTGCATTGATTGACTTAACCCAACAATTACACGAACGTAGTAAACTGGATAGTTAG
- a CDS encoding exodeoxyribonuclease VII small subunit: MSQGMHFEQSITELEEIVRQLEKGELSLEDSLKQFEKGISLARSCQDVLQKAEQKIETLTSAEPSSDEQLSDK, encoded by the coding sequence ATGAGCCAAGGTATGCATTTTGAGCAGTCGATTACGGAACTAGAGGAAATTGTCAGGCAACTAGAAAAAGGCGAACTCTCTTTAGAAGACTCACTGAAACAATTTGAGAAAGGAATTAGCCTAGCTAGAAGTTGTCAGGATGTGCTACAAAAAGCCGAACAGAAAATAGAAACATTAACCTCGGCAGAACCCAGCTCGGATGAACAATTAAGTGATAAGTAA